A region from the Sphingomonas brevis genome encodes:
- a CDS encoding RrF2 family transcriptional regulator yields MRLTHLADYAVVMMTAAARREPCARLSATELSDDTGVPLPTAQKLMQKLAAHGLLVGQRGAGGGYALARPVDQITLADIVEAVEGPIVLTMCADGINHECALDTHCRVKPHMSIVGDAIRTSLNRVTLNELAQ; encoded by the coding sequence ATGCGACTCACCCATCTTGCCGATTATGCGGTCGTAATGATGACCGCCGCCGCGCGCCGCGAACCTTGCGCGCGCCTGTCGGCGACCGAGCTTAGCGACGACACCGGTGTACCGCTTCCGACTGCTCAAAAGCTGATGCAGAAGCTGGCGGCGCATGGCCTGCTGGTCGGCCAGCGCGGAGCCGGCGGAGGCTATGCCCTGGCACGCCCGGTCGACCAGATCACCCTCGCCGACATTGTCGAGGCGGTCGAAGGGCCGATCGTGCTCACCATGTGCGCCGACGGCATCAATCACGAATGCGCGCTCGACACGCACTGCCGCGTCAAACCGCATATGAGCATTGTCGGCGACGCTATACGGACCTCGCTAAATCGAGTGACGCTGAATGAGCTTGCGCAATGA
- the sufB gene encoding Fe-S cluster assembly protein SufB encodes MNEAVKNQEIREKIAQDYEWGFVSDVEQEFAPKGLNEDTVRFISAKKGEPEWMLDWRLKAYRAWLEMEEVDWAKLTIPAIDYQDAYYYAAPKAKPKLASLDELDPEIRRTYEKLGIPIEEQKVLAGVEGARKVAVDAVFDSVSVATTFREELKAAGVIFLSISEAIREYPELVRQYLGSVVPQRDNYFACLNSAVFSDGTFVYVPEGVRCPMELSTYFRINAENTGQFERTLIVADKGSYVSYLEGCTAPMRDENQLHAAVVEIFAHEDAEVKYSTVQNWYPGDAEGKGGIFNFVTKRALCSGARSKVSWTQVETGSAITWKYPSCILKGENSVGEFYSVALTNNMQQADTGTKMVHIGAGSRSTIVSKGISAGRSNNTYRGLVRVLPGAENVRNFTQCDSLLLGSECGAHTVPYIEVRNPTATIEHEATTSKISEDQLFYAMARGLDAESAVALIVNGFAREVLKQLPMEFAVEAQKLLGISLEGSVG; translated from the coding sequence ATGAACGAGGCGGTCAAGAACCAGGAAATCCGCGAGAAGATCGCGCAGGATTATGAGTGGGGCTTCGTTTCCGACGTCGAGCAGGAATTCGCGCCCAAGGGCCTCAATGAGGATACGGTCCGCTTCATCTCGGCCAAGAAGGGCGAGCCGGAGTGGATGCTCGATTGGCGGCTCAAGGCGTATCGCGCCTGGCTGGAGATGGAAGAGGTCGACTGGGCCAAGCTCACCATCCCCGCGATCGATTACCAGGACGCCTATTATTACGCTGCGCCGAAGGCCAAGCCCAAGCTTGCTTCGCTCGACGAGCTCGATCCGGAAATCCGCCGCACCTATGAAAAGCTTGGCATCCCGATCGAGGAGCAGAAGGTGCTCGCCGGAGTCGAAGGCGCGCGCAAGGTAGCGGTCGACGCGGTGTTCGACAGCGTGTCGGTTGCCACCACATTCCGCGAGGAGCTGAAGGCGGCCGGCGTCATCTTCCTGTCGATCAGCGAGGCGATCCGCGAATATCCTGAGCTGGTCCGCCAATATCTCGGCTCGGTCGTTCCGCAGCGCGACAATTATTTCGCCTGTTTGAACAGCGCGGTCTTTTCCGACGGCACCTTCGTCTATGTGCCAGAGGGCGTCCGCTGCCCGATGGAGCTCAGCACCTATTTCCGCATCAATGCCGAAAATACCGGTCAGTTCGAACGCACCCTGATCGTCGCCGACAAGGGCAGCTACGTCAGCTACCTCGAAGGCTGCACGGCGCCGATGCGCGACGAAAACCAGCTGCACGCGGCGGTGGTCGAAATCTTCGCGCATGAGGATGCCGAGGTAAAATATTCGACCGTCCAAAACTGGTATCCGGGCGACGCCGAGGGCAAGGGCGGCATCTTCAACTTCGTCACGAAGCGCGCCCTTTGCAGCGGCGCGCGATCGAAGGTCAGCTGGACCCAGGTCGAAACCGGCAGCGCAATCACCTGGAAATATCCAAGCTGCATCCTGAAAGGCGAGAATAGCGTCGGCGAATTTTATTCGGTCGCCCTGACCAACAATATGCAGCAGGCCGACACCGGCACCAAGATGGTCCACATCGGCGCGGGATCACGCTCGACGATCGTGTCCAAGGGCATCAGCGCTGGAAGATCGAACAACACCTATCGCGGGCTGGTGCGCGTGCTTCCGGGCGCGGAAAATGTCCGCAATTTCACCCAGTGCGATTCACTACTGCTGGGCAGCGAATGTGGTGCCCACACCGTACCCTATATCGAGGTCAGGAACCCGACCGCGACCATCGAGCATGAAGCGACTACGTCGAAGATCAGCGAGGACCAGCTGTTCTATGCCATGGCGCGTGGTCTCGATGCCGAAAGCGCAGTGGCGCTGATCGTCAACGGCTTCGCCCGCGAGGTGCTCAAACAGCTGCCGATGGAATTCGCGGTGGAGGCGCAGAAGCTGCTCGGCATCAGCCTTGAGGGGAGCGTCGGATGA
- a CDS encoding DUF1330 domain-containing protein, which translates to MMSRTLVVATIRFKDKDRYDRYAAAFPAVFHGSGGAVLAAAEEPLQMSGPSSDVEKIVVLRFDSEDAARTFLNSPDYLRIAEDRDAGAEVTSWIVKGF; encoded by the coding sequence ATGATGTCCCGGACTCTCGTCGTCGCCACGATCCGTTTCAAGGATAAAGACCGGTACGACCGCTATGCCGCGGCGTTCCCTGCCGTCTTCCACGGCAGCGGCGGCGCAGTGCTGGCGGCCGCCGAGGAACCCCTGCAAATGTCTGGCCCAAGTTCCGACGTCGAAAAGATCGTCGTGCTGAGGTTCGACAGCGAAGATGCTGCCCGCACATTTCTCAACTCGCCAGACTATCTGCGGATCGCGGAAGACCGGGATGCGGGCGCAGAAGTCACCTCGTGGATTGTGAAGGGCTTTTGA
- the sufC gene encoding Fe-S cluster assembly ATPase SufC, producing MLKIENLHATVAGKPILNGLTLTVPAGEIHAIMGPNGAGKSTLAYVLGGRPGYEVTEGSATYDGQDLFALEPHERAAAGMFLGFQYPVEIPGVSYLQFLRESLNSQRRARDEKELSGAEFIKLAKAQAALLGMDAEMLKRPVNVGFSGGEKKRAEMVQMGIMDPRLAILDETDSGLDIDALKAVGAGINSIMRGSEKSVLLITHYQRLLDYVTPDKVHVLSRGKIVRSGGPELAHELEREGYAEAAA from the coding sequence ATGCTCAAGATTGAAAACCTCCACGCGACCGTCGCCGGCAAGCCGATATTGAACGGGCTGACGCTGACCGTTCCGGCCGGCGAGATTCATGCGATCATGGGCCCCAACGGCGCGGGCAAGTCGACGCTCGCCTATGTGCTCGGCGGGCGGCCTGGCTATGAAGTGACCGAAGGATCGGCCACCTATGACGGGCAGGATTTGTTTGCACTGGAACCGCACGAGCGCGCCGCGGCGGGCATGTTCCTCGGCTTCCAATATCCGGTCGAAATCCCCGGCGTCTCATACCTCCAGTTCCTGCGCGAAAGCCTCAATTCTCAGCGTCGCGCGCGGGACGAAAAGGAATTGAGCGGCGCCGAATTCATCAAGCTGGCGAAGGCGCAGGCGGCGTTGCTCGGCATGGATGCCGAGATGCTCAAGCGCCCGGTCAATGTCGGCTTTTCCGGCGGCGAGAAAAAGCGCGCCGAAATGGTGCAGATGGGGATCATGGACCCCAGGCTCGCAATCCTCGACGAGACTGACAGCGGTCTCGACATCGACGCGCTGAAGGCGGTCGGTGCGGGCATCAATTCGATCATGCGCGGATCGGAAAAGTCGGTGCTGCTGATCACGCATTACCAGCGGCTGCTCGACTATGTAACGCCGGACAAGGTGCATGTGCTGTCGCGCGGAAAAATCGTGCGTTCGGGCGGTCCGGAACTGGCGCATGAACTGGAACGCGAAGGCTATGCGGAGGCGGCTGCATGA
- a CDS encoding SufD family Fe-S cluster assembly protein has translation MTALPTRKLEAYRYADIDALASVWSELSAPERVEIAAQQRLQQIWLPSGDEVDVRRVEMVLEPGAAARIFVLNNATRYGRVELDVTLHEGADFALYGANIGGGNSTLEIVTTARHIAPGATSHQTIRSVLGDKATGSFLGKIEVAREGQQTDAEQSVKAMLLDRGATANAKPELEIFADDVKCAHGATVGELDRNQLFYAAARGLDPVSARALLLEGFIAGLWDEIDGDDQGIADMARKALKQVAA, from the coding sequence ATGACCGCGCTCCCGACCCGCAAACTGGAGGCCTATCGCTACGCCGATATCGACGCGCTGGCGTCGGTGTGGAGCGAGCTGTCCGCGCCGGAACGGGTCGAAATTGCTGCGCAGCAAAGACTGCAGCAAATCTGGCTGCCGAGCGGCGATGAAGTCGACGTTCGGCGCGTCGAGATGGTGCTGGAGCCCGGCGCGGCCGCGCGCATTTTCGTACTCAACAATGCGACGCGTTACGGCCGCGTCGAGCTGGACGTGACGTTGCATGAAGGAGCCGATTTCGCGCTCTATGGTGCCAACATCGGCGGCGGAAATTCGACGCTGGAGATCGTCACCACCGCTCGCCACATCGCGCCGGGTGCGACCTCGCACCAGACCATCCGCAGCGTGCTTGGCGACAAGGCCACCGGCAGCTTCCTCGGCAAGATCGAAGTGGCGCGCGAAGGCCAGCAGACCGACGCCGAGCAATCGGTCAAGGCAATGCTGCTCGATCGCGGTGCGACCGCCAATGCCAAGCCCGAGCTGGAGATTTTCGCGGACGATGTGAAATGCGCCCATGGCGCGACGGTCGGCGAGCTGGACAGGAACCAGCTGTTCTACGCCGCCGCGCGCGGGCTCGATCCCGTGAGCGCACGAGCGTTGCTGCTCGAAGGCTTTATTGCCGGCCTGTGGGACGAGATTGACGGCGACGACCAAGGCATTGCCGACATGGCTCGCAAGGCGCTGAAGCAGGTGGCCGCGTGA
- a CDS encoding cysteine desulfurase, protein MNSALAVRDQFPAIPPGWHYLDSAATAQKPQSVIDAITRAYGHDYATVHRGVYERSAAMTASFEAARAATASLIGGEEHEVVFTRGATEAINLVAQRYRNGDRKRVLLSQLEHHSNIVPWQLAGYDIDVVPLTEDGRIDLDAAERMASDEHAIVAFAHVSNVLGSILDARRAAAIAHKVGARLLLDGCQAAPRLPVDVAAIGADFYAFSAHKIYGPTGIGALWARKDLLDAMPPWQGGGAMIDRVTFEKTTYLPAPSRFEAGTPHIAGAVGFHAAIDWTRDIGLDALHAHESALVTEARAALRTVPGVTLFGPEDSAGIVSFALDGVHPHDIGTILDDHGVAVRAGHHCAQPLMDYLGVPATARASFAAHSDASDIEALVKGLHAVKRIFG, encoded by the coding sequence TTGAATTCGGCACTCGCCGTGCGCGACCAATTCCCCGCGATCCCGCCCGGCTGGCACTATCTCGACAGCGCCGCGACGGCCCAGAAGCCGCAGTCGGTGATCGACGCCATCACCCGCGCTTACGGCCATGATTATGCGACGGTCCATCGCGGCGTCTACGAACGCTCGGCGGCGATGACCGCCAGCTTCGAGGCCGCCCGTGCCGCAACTGCTTCGCTGATCGGCGGGGAGGAGCATGAGGTCGTCTTCACGCGCGGCGCGACCGAGGCGATCAACCTGGTCGCGCAACGCTATCGCAATGGGGACCGCAAGCGGGTGCTGCTCAGTCAGCTGGAGCATCACAGCAATATCGTTCCGTGGCAGCTGGCGGGCTACGACATCGACGTCGTACCGCTGACCGAGGACGGTCGCATCGACCTCGATGCCGCCGAACGCATGGCGAGCGACGAGCATGCGATCGTCGCCTTCGCCCATGTGTCGAACGTGCTCGGTTCGATCCTCGACGCAAGGCGCGCCGCCGCCATCGCGCACAAGGTCGGCGCCAGGCTGCTGCTCGACGGATGCCAGGCCGCGCCGCGATTGCCGGTCGACGTCGCCGCGATCGGCGCCGACTTCTACGCCTTCTCGGCGCACAAGATTTACGGGCCGACCGGGATCGGCGCGCTGTGGGCGCGCAAGGATCTGCTCGACGCGATGCCGCCATGGCAGGGCGGCGGCGCGATGATCGATCGCGTGACGTTCGAGAAGACCACTTACCTTCCTGCTCCGTCGCGGTTCGAGGCCGGAACGCCCCACATCGCAGGCGCGGTCGGTTTCCATGCGGCGATCGACTGGACGCGCGACATCGGGCTCGACGCGCTTCACGCGCATGAAAGTGCGCTGGTGACCGAGGCCCGCGCCGCGCTGCGCACCGTTCCGGGCGTTACCCTGTTCGGCCCGGAAGACAGCGCTGGCATCGTCAGCTTCGCGCTGGACGGCGTGCATCCGCACGACATCGGCACTATTCTTGACGATCATGGCGTGGCGGTTCGCGCGGGCCACCATTGTGCCCAGCCGTTGATGGACTATCTCGGCGTGCCAGCGACAGCACGCGCCAGCTTCGCCGCCCATAGCGACGCAAGCGACATCGAGGCGCTGGTTAAGGGACTTCACGCTGTTAAACGAATTTTTGGGTGA
- a CDS encoding SUF system Fe-S cluster assembly protein, protein MGEEKKIEVEEVDGVGSPPRARVTPETPAETFGRKRDYLAGFLAEKKPAPDEGGPGGRLQEAVIEALKSIYDPEIPVDIYELGLIYDVAISDDGDAIVTMTLTTPNCPVAESMPGEVELCVLSVPGIRDAEVKLVWDPPWDPSKMSDEARLELGML, encoded by the coding sequence ATGGGCGAAGAGAAAAAGATCGAGGTGGAAGAGGTCGACGGCGTCGGCTCCCCGCCGCGCGCTCGCGTAACTCCCGAGACGCCTGCCGAGACATTTGGGCGCAAGCGCGACTATCTCGCCGGCTTCCTTGCCGAGAAGAAACCGGCACCCGATGAGGGTGGCCCCGGCGGCCGGTTGCAGGAAGCCGTGATCGAGGCGCTGAAGTCGATCTACGATCCCGAAATCCCGGTTGATATCTACGAGCTGGGCCTGATTTACGACGTGGCGATCAGTGATGATGGCGATGCCATAGTCACCATGACCCTGACGACGCCCAATTGTCCCGTCGCGGAATCGATGCCGGGCGAGGTGGAGCTGTGCGTCCTGTCGGTGCCCGGCATCCGCGACGCCGAGGTCAAGCTGGTGTGGGATCCGCCCTGGGATCCTTCGAAAATGAGCGACGAAGCGCGCCTCGAGTTAGGAATGTTATGA
- a CDS encoding HesB/IscA family protein, whose product MNQERKVRAARPAAITLTPAAEARVAELMAKAPEGAIGVKLSTPRRGCSGLAYSVDYVTAEDKFDEKIETPGGIFYVDGASILYLIGSRMDWREDDFAAGFVFENPNAKGACGCGESFTV is encoded by the coding sequence ATGAACCAGGAACGTAAAGTCCGGGCGGCGCGTCCGGCCGCGATCACTCTGACGCCGGCCGCGGAAGCGCGCGTCGCCGAGCTGATGGCCAAGGCGCCCGAGGGCGCGATCGGCGTCAAGCTGTCGACCCCAAGGCGTGGCTGTTCCGGGCTGGCATATTCGGTCGACTATGTGACCGCAGAAGACAAGTTCGACGAGAAGATCGAAACGCCCGGCGGCATCTTCTACGTCGACGGCGCGTCGATCCTCTATCTGATCGGGAGCAGGATGGATTGGCGAGAGGATGATTTCGCCGCCGGCTTCGTGTTTGAAAACCCCAACGCCAAGGGCGCCTGCGGCTGCGGCGAAAGCTTCACGGTCTAA
- the mddA gene encoding methanethiol S-methyltransferase: MRALFLTFSAIAYAIFFATFLYLIGFVGNLAGLPLTVDKGPVGSVGMAVITDVALIALFGVQHSVMARQGFKKAWTRTVPKPIERSVYVLMASAALIILFSFWRPIDGVVWDVANPLGQTIIWALFLAGWGIVLLSTFLINHFELFGLQQAWLHLTGREAAAPVFRQPLLYKWVRHPLYLGFFLAFWATPHMSYGHLLLSIGMSIYMLIAISYEEKDLISYFGREYEEYRSRVGMLLPGIGRRAPPSS, translated from the coding sequence ATGCGTGCGCTATTTCTCACCTTCTCAGCCATCGCCTATGCGATTTTCTTCGCCACATTTCTCTATCTGATCGGATTCGTCGGCAATCTCGCCGGCCTGCCGCTGACCGTCGACAAGGGACCGGTCGGTTCGGTCGGAATGGCGGTAATAACCGACGTCGCCCTCATTGCGCTGTTCGGCGTCCAGCATAGCGTGATGGCGCGCCAGGGGTTCAAGAAGGCCTGGACCCGGACGGTGCCGAAGCCGATCGAACGCAGCGTCTATGTGCTGATGGCAAGTGCCGCGCTGATTATCCTGTTCAGCTTCTGGCGGCCGATCGACGGAGTGGTGTGGGACGTCGCCAACCCGCTCGGCCAGACGATTATCTGGGCCCTGTTCCTGGCGGGATGGGGGATCGTGCTTCTTTCCACCTTCCTCATCAATCATTTTGAGCTGTTCGGATTGCAGCAGGCATGGCTTCACCTGACCGGCCGCGAAGCAGCGGCGCCGGTGTTCCGCCAGCCCTTGCTTTACAAATGGGTCCGTCACCCGCTCTACTTGGGCTTCTTCCTCGCCTTCTGGGCTACGCCGCACATGAGCTACGGCCATCTGCTGCTGAGCATCGGCATGTCGATCTATATGCTGATCGCCATCAGCTATGAGGAGAAAGACCTCATCAGCTATTTCGGCCGCGAATATGAGGAGTATCGCAGCCGGGTCGGCATGCTGCTCCCGGGGATTGGGCGGCGGGCACCGCCATCATCCTGA
- a CDS encoding S8 family peptidase, whose amino-acid sequence MSNRLLGSTACALMLALSACGGGGGGGGIGSTPTPTPTPTPTPTPTPTPTPTPTPTPGTNFDTAEYQRSNGAVTSGAIVAWQQGATGQGVKIAIVDSGINPNLNEFAGRIDPASRDVASNRPLSDQAGHGTAVTATAAAARNDAQNVGVAFDATILSFRADAPGSCTTACEFFDSAIANGINAATDAGAKVINLSLGGDPPGSALLSAMQRAVNAGIVLVISAGNDGLDPTKAANADPFALVPAQFFPGRVIIAGGLSSNTDVLASFSNRAGAGQQWYLAALGTSVRTINETGAGITASGTSFSAPIITGAVALMAQAFPNLSGQEIVQILFDTADDLGIAGDDATYGQGRLNITRAFQPVGATSLAGTEQLVTDETTASDLPEVAGDGAQTGLGVIILDGYSRAFAMDLAKGLHKAEGRKPLAQALSGHVRSSAATAGPLSIAMSVAERPNSLGIVDLNQMGIGPDDARKSRLVAGSAIARLDSRSKLAFGFSQGAKAIERQLTDAEAGAFLVARDVSADPGFEARRGASMALRRNLGFAGLTVTAEQGHVWRSFRTDLDESPYRLAGMTLDRRFGDQTWASLGVSRLEERETLLGGRLGQLFGGGGSSSLFVDLEARRNLGSGWSLSLMGRRGWTDFAGGSFRTGAYSLDLAKFGLLGDSDRLGLRVAQPLRVERGGIAMMLPTAYDYATESETNCMSRLSFTPSGREIDAELSYSTSLGGGWLGSNLFVRRQPGHVASADPDVGAAIRYSLGF is encoded by the coding sequence ATGAGTAACCGGTTGTTGGGGTCGACGGCGTGCGCGCTAATGCTGGCCCTTTCGGCATGTGGCGGCGGCGGTGGCGGCGGCGGAATCGGATCGACTCCAACGCCAACGCCGACCCCAACTCCCACGCCGACTCCTACTCCCACACCGACTCCGACTCCGACGCCAACTCCCGGGACCAACTTCGACACGGCCGAGTATCAGCGATCCAACGGCGCGGTGACCTCGGGCGCGATCGTCGCGTGGCAGCAGGGCGCGACAGGCCAGGGCGTCAAGATCGCCATCGTCGACAGCGGCATCAACCCAAACCTCAATGAGTTTGCCGGCCGCATCGACCCTGCGAGCCGCGATGTTGCCAGCAACCGGCCGCTTAGCGACCAGGCCGGGCACGGCACCGCGGTAACCGCAACCGCAGCGGCTGCGCGCAACGATGCGCAAAATGTCGGAGTAGCGTTTGACGCCACCATCCTGTCGTTTCGCGCCGACGCTCCGGGCAGCTGCACAACCGCGTGCGAATTCTTCGACAGCGCGATCGCTAACGGCATCAATGCCGCAACGGACGCCGGCGCCAAGGTGATCAATCTGTCGCTCGGCGGCGACCCACCAGGAAGCGCACTGCTCTCGGCAATGCAACGCGCGGTAAATGCCGGGATCGTACTGGTGATCTCCGCTGGCAACGATGGCCTGGACCCGACCAAGGCCGCCAATGCCGATCCGTTCGCCCTGGTGCCGGCGCAATTTTTCCCAGGACGGGTGATTATCGCTGGTGGGCTCAGTAGCAACACCGACGTGCTGGCCAGCTTTTCGAACCGGGCAGGTGCGGGCCAGCAATGGTATCTGGCGGCGCTCGGCACCAGTGTCCGGACGATCAACGAGACCGGCGCCGGCATCACCGCGTCGGGGACGAGCTTTTCCGCGCCGATCATTACCGGCGCCGTGGCCCTGATGGCGCAGGCATTCCCAAATCTCAGCGGGCAGGAAATCGTCCAGATTCTGTTCGATACCGCCGACGATCTGGGCATTGCCGGAGATGACGCGACATATGGACAGGGGCGCTTGAACATCACTCGCGCATTCCAACCCGTAGGCGCCACCAGCCTGGCCGGCACCGAGCAGTTGGTTACCGACGAAACCACGGCGAGCGACCTGCCGGAGGTAGCCGGCGACGGCGCCCAGACCGGCCTCGGCGTGATCATTCTCGACGGCTACAGCCGCGCATTCGCAATGGACCTCGCCAAGGGCCTGCACAAAGCCGAAGGCCGCAAGCCACTTGCGCAGGCACTGTCGGGCCACGTCCGGTCGTCGGCCGCGACGGCCGGGCCGCTATCGATCGCGATGAGCGTTGCAGAGCGCCCCAACTCGCTCGGCATTGTCGATCTCAACCAGATGGGGATCGGCCCCGACGATGCTCGGAAGTCGCGGCTGGTTGCCGGGTCGGCGATCGCCAGGCTCGATTCCAGGAGCAAGCTGGCGTTCGGATTCTCCCAGGGCGCCAAGGCGATTGAGCGGCAGCTGACAGACGCTGAGGCGGGTGCTTTCCTGGTCGCCCGCGATGTCAGTGCCGATCCGGGCTTTGAGGCCCGTCGGGGGGCAAGCATGGCGCTGCGGCGTAACCTTGGCTTCGCCGGACTTACGGTGACGGCCGAACAGGGCCATGTTTGGCGGAGCTTCCGAACCGATCTCGACGAATCACCCTATCGCCTGGCCGGCATGACACTCGATCGGCGTTTCGGCGACCAGACGTGGGCTTCGCTCGGGGTCAGCCGGCTGGAAGAACGGGAAACCTTGTTGGGCGGCAGGCTTGGACAGTTGTTCGGGGGTGGCGGATCGTCGAGCCTGTTCGTCGACTTGGAAGCACGTCGCAATCTGGGGTCAGGCTGGTCGTTGAGCCTTATGGGCCGGCGCGGCTGGACCGATTTTGCCGGAGGCAGTTTCCGCACCGGCGCCTATTCGCTGGATCTCGCCAAGTTCGGGCTGCTCGGCGATTCCGATCGGCTGGGATTGCGCGTCGCCCAGCCACTGCGTGTGGAGCGAGGCGGGATCGCGATGATGCTGCCAACGGCCTACGACTATGCGACCGAGAGCGAGACCAACTGCATGTCCCGCCTGAGCTTCACGCCTTCCGGCCGCGAAATCGATGCCGAGCTCAGCTATTCGACATCGCTCGGCGGCGGCTGGCTGGGAAGCAATTTGTTCGTCCGGCGGCAGCCGGGTCACGTCGCGTCGGCCGACCCCGACGTCGGCGCCGCGATCCGATACAGCCTCGGCTTCTGA
- a CDS encoding pyrimidine 5'-nucleotidase codes for MKPPYSNLFASTTDWIFDLDNCLYPASTGLFELIDQRMGAFIERLLGVDPVEAKRVQKAHFHEHGTTLAGLMREHRVDPHEFLNDVHDIPLDRVSRDDRLALNLGRLPGRKIVYTNADEPYARRILEALGIGEYFAELHDIHAAELRPKPDDHGYRLLIDRFGIDPAHAAMVEDMAQNLRPAKKLGMTTVWVDNGSERGNHGHHPDYIDLTITDVGEWLEDMLGDVET; via the coding sequence ATGAAACCGCCCTATTCGAACCTGTTTGCGTCGACCACCGACTGGATCTTCGACCTCGACAACTGCCTCTATCCGGCGTCGACCGGCCTGTTCGAGCTGATCGACCAGCGGATGGGCGCCTTTATCGAGCGCCTGCTTGGGGTCGATCCAGTCGAGGCCAAGCGCGTCCAGAAAGCGCATTTCCACGAGCACGGAACGACGCTGGCCGGGTTGATGCGCGAGCATCGGGTCGACCCGCATGAGTTCCTCAATGACGTCCACGACATCCCGCTTGACCGAGTCTCGCGCGACGATCGGCTGGCGCTAAATCTCGGCCGGCTGCCTGGCCGCAAGATCGTCTACACCAATGCCGATGAGCCATATGCACGCCGTATACTCGAGGCATTGGGGATCGGAGAATATTTCGCCGAGCTGCACGACATCCACGCCGCCGAGCTTCGTCCCAAGCCGGACGATCATGGCTACCGGCTGCTGATCGACCGGTTCGGCATCGATCCCGCCCATGCTGCGATGGTCGAGGATATGGCGCAGAATCTGAGGCCCGCGAAAAAGCTGGGAATGACCACCGTGTGGGTCGACAATGGCTCCGAACGCGGCAATCACGGCCATCACCCGGACTATATCGACCTCACCATCACCGATGTCGGCGAATGGCTTGAGGACATGCTTGGAGACGTTGAGACATGA
- the dapD gene encoding 2,3,4,5-tetrahydropyridine-2,6-dicarboxylate N-succinyltransferase, which translates to MTDLQSIIEEAWERRDSIDPGDRSLRAAVESAIIALDSGEERVAEKVDGDWRVNQWLKKAVLLSFRLNPMESIAGGPGGAPWWDKVPSKFLGWGPGQFAEAGFRAVPGAIVRRGAYVAPGAVLMPSFVNIGARVGEGTMVDTWATVGSCAQIGSNVHISGGAGIGGVLEPLQAGPVIIEDGCFIGARSEVAEGVVVEEGAVLSMGVFLGASTKIVDRASGEVMYGRVPAYSVVVPGTLPSDKGGPALACAVIVKRVDERTRSKTSINELLRD; encoded by the coding sequence ATGACCGACCTGCAATCGATCATCGAAGAAGCCTGGGAGCGGCGCGATTCGATCGATCCCGGCGACCGGTCGTTGAGGGCCGCGGTCGAGTCCGCGATCATTGCGCTCGACAGCGGCGAGGAGCGCGTCGCCGAGAAGGTCGATGGCGATTGGCGGGTCAACCAGTGGCTCAAGAAGGCGGTTTTGCTGAGCTTCCGCCTTAATCCGATGGAATCGATTGCCGGCGGACCCGGAGGCGCGCCCTGGTGGGATAAGGTGCCGTCCAAATTCCTCGGCTGGGGGCCGGGCCAGTTCGCCGAGGCAGGCTTCCGGGCGGTTCCCGGTGCGATCGTCCGCCGCGGAGCCTATGTCGCGCCGGGTGCGGTGCTGATGCCGAGCTTCGTCAATATCGGCGCACGCGTCGGTGAGGGGACGATGGTCGACACCTGGGCGACGGTCGGCAGCTGCGCCCAGATCGGCAGCAACGTCCATATTTCCGGCGGCGCCGGCATCGGTGGCGTGCTGGAGCCGCTCCAGGCCGGGCCGGTCATCATCGAGGATGGTTGCTTCATCGGCGCCCGGTCCGAAGTCGCCGAGGGCGTCGTCGTCGAAGAAGGCGCGGTGCTGTCGATGGGCGTATTCCTCGGTGCTTCGACCAAGATCGTCGACCGCGCCAGCGGCGAGGTGATGTACGGCCGCGTTCCAGCCTATTCGGTGGTCGTCCCCGGGACCTTGCCAAGCGACAAGGGCGGGCCCGCACTGGCCTGCGCCGTGATCGTCAAGCGGGTCGACGAACGGACCCGGTCCAAGACCAGCATCAACGAGTTACTAAGAGACTGA